One segment of Canis aureus isolate CA01 chromosome 27, VMU_Caureus_v.1.0, whole genome shotgun sequence DNA contains the following:
- the SRSF9 gene encoding serine/arginine-rich splicing factor 9 — MSGWADERGGEGDGRIYVGNLPTDVREKDLEDLFYKYGRIREIELKNRHGLVPFAFVRFEDPRDAEDAIYGRNGYDYGQCRLRVEFPRTYGSRGGWPRGGRNGPPTRRSDFRVLVSGLPPSGSWQDLKDHMREAGDVCYADVQKDGMGMVEYLRKEDMEYALRKLDDTKFRSHEGETSYIRVYPERSTSYGYSRSRSGSRGRDSPYQSRGSPHYFSPFRPY; from the exons ATGTCGGGCTGGGCGGACGAACGCGGCGGCGAGGGAGACGGGCGCATCTACGTGGGGAACCTTCCGACCGACGTGCGCGAGAAGGACCTGGAAGACCTGTTCTACAAGTACGGCCGCATCCGCGAGATCGAGCTCAAGAACCGGCACGGCCTCGTGCCCTTCGCCTTCGTGCGCTTCGAGGACCCCCG AGATGCTGAAGATGCAATTTATGGGAGGAATGGTTATGATTATGGCCAGTGTCGACTTCGTGTGGAGTTCCCCAGGACTTATGGCAGTCGGGGTGGGTGGCCCCGCGGTGGGAGGAATGGGCCTCCTACAAGAAGATCTGATTTCCGAGTTCTTGTTTCAG GACTTCCACCATCAGGCAGCTGGCAGGACCTGAAGGATCATATGCGAGAAGCTGGGGACGTCTGTTATGCAGATGTGCAGAAGGATGGAATGGGGATGGTTGAGTATCTCAGAAAAGAAGACATGGAATACGCCCTGCGTAAACTGGATGACACCAAATTCCGCTCTCATGAG GGTGAAACTTCCTACATCCGAGTTTATCCAGAGAGAAGCACCAGCTATGGCTACTCACGGTCTCGGTCTGGGTCAAGGGGCCGTGACTCTCCATACCAAAGCAGGGGTTCCCCACACTACTTCTCTCCTTTCAGGCCCTACTGA